The DNA segment AAAGCTTCCAAACCAGGCCTTTGTAGTTCAGAGTTGTGGAGAATTGTGGGGATTGTAGTTCGTTCCGCAGTTGCGTGACGCACCCGGAAGTAACGTGTTAATGAAGAGAGGTCACTTTGATTCAGTTTTGTAATGTTTTGATTCAGCAACACTGCTGATAATTATGGAAGCAACCAAAGCAGGTATTGTATAGACAATATGTTGAGTATCATTTTCCTATGTCGCTCTTACGGCATTGGTATAGTTGTTAAGCATCTATAGAAAAGTGTGTGGTCATACGCACATCTTTAAAAACATAACGTTAGGTTCTGGGCTAACGAAGTCTAGTGAAGAACAAGAAGGCCTGCGCCCCGTTAAAGCTCCCAATTCACCGTTTTACTGACAACGTTTCGGTCCGACACGGATCTTCGTCGAATCGAAACGTTGTCAGTAATTGGGAGCTTCAACAGTGTGCGGGGCCTTCTTGTTCTTTACTAGTTATAAAGCATGCTAGCACTAGCAGTTAGACGTCGCTAGCCAGGGCTAGCTAAGCTGGCTTCAGTAGAATCAGCATGCCATTCAATTGGCTAGCTAACTATCACAGTAAGCAAGTGTCGTAGCCGATTTAACTTTAAACTGAGTTTATTCATATACAAGTGACGTAGCTGTCATTTGGATATTTAGCGAGCTAGCTACGTCGATTTATTTAGATTGTTTTCTAACATACTAGCTAATTTAGCTATCATACTTCTAATCTTCGACGTTCATTGTTTGCGTGCTCAGAGACAACTGGGTTAGCTACGTGTTGTTAGCTCTATAGTTACCCAGCGTCTACTGTgtctgtttagctagctagctagtttgatGGATATGCTAAGCGCTAATATATAAGCCCTAATACAGCAGGATAACtatgactgatgtgtgtgtgtgtgttgtgttccagaGGAGCCTTTCCTGAGGCATGTGGAGACGGATGTACTCATCCCCAAGATGATGAGGGAGAAAGCCAAGGAGCTCTGTGCTGAAAAGGTTACAGGTGAATATCTGAGATTAATAAAAACTTGTGTTAGCTAACCTGAACAAATGCTTAGGCTTTAGGTCAGCGGGCTGACAGCCTTGTGGCACCCAGGATATATGGGCTGGAACCCAAGATGGTCacagagatacagttgaagtcagaggtttgcatacaccttagacaaatgcatttaaactcagtttttcacaattcctgacatttaatcctagtaaaaattccctgttttaggccagttaggatcaccactttattttaagaatgtgacatgtcagaataatagtagtgatttatttcagcttttatttctttcatcacattcccagtgggtcagaagtttacatacactcaattagtatttggtagcattgccttttaaattgtttaacttgggtcaaacgtttcgggtagccttccacaagcttcccacaataagttgggtgaattttggcccattcctcctgacagagctggtgtaacggagtcaggtttgtaggcctccttgctcgcacacgctttttcagttctgcccacacattttctataggattgaggtcagggctttgtgatggacactccaataccttgactttgttgcccttaagccatcttgccacaactttggaagtatgcttggggtcattgtccatttggaagacccatttttgaccaagctttaacttcctgactgatgtcttgagatgttgcttcaatatatccacataattttcctccctcatgatgccatctattttgtgaagtgcaccagtccctcctgcagcaaagcacccccacaacatgatgctgccacccccgtgcttcacggttgggatggtgttctttggcttgcaagcctccccctttttcctccaaacataacgatggtcattatggccaaacagttctatttttgtttcatcagaccagaggacatttctccaaaaagtacgatctttgtccccatgtgcagttgcaaaccgtagtgtggctttttttatggctgttttggagcagtggcttcttccttgctgagcggcctttcaggttatgtcgatatgggaATCGTTTTAcagtggctatagatacttttgtacctgtttccttcagcatcttcacaaggtcctttgctgttgttctgggattgatttccacTTTTCGCTCCAAAGTACGTtattctctaggagacagaacgcgtctccttcctaagcggtatgatggctgcgtggtcccatggtgtttatacttgcgtactattgtctgtacagatgaacgtggtaccttcaggcgtttggaaattgctcccaaggatgaaccagacttgtggaggtctacaattttttttctgaggtcttgactgatttctttagattttcccatgatgtcaagcaaagaggcacagagtttgaaggtaggccttgaaatacatccacaggtacacctccaattgactcaaatgatgtcaattagcctatcagaagcttttaaagccataacataattttctggaattttccaagctgtttaaaggcacagtcaacttagtgtatgtaaactgctgacccactggaattgtgatacagtgaattataagtgaaataatctgtctgtgaacaattgttggaaaaatgacttgtcatgcacaaagtagatgtcctaaccgacttgccaaaactaaagtttgttaacaagaaatttgtggagcggttgaaaaacgagttttaatgactccaacctaggtgtatgtaaacttccggcttcaactgtatatccaaaGTTCACCTCCGCTGTTTACGCACATTGTCGGGTTGCTGAGGTCTCTATGCACCTTCCCAGTTACAATCTCAAGCAAAGGCCCTATTAGAGCCCTGAGCCATGACAGAGTATTAATGGATACCTCGCCTGTTGCgtatctctgtgtttctctgttgcGTTGATCTGGCTGTCACGCCCTGTCTGAAAACCAGTCAGAAGTAGATGACCCGATGAAGGGGGAAAAAAGACCGTCAAGGCATTTTCTATCTCGATCAAACCTGATCTGGTGGTTAAATATGAATATCCCTCTTGATACAATTAACTTCCTCTTTTCTGTCCCCAAcgccctttttttttttatagcagtGTTTATGCTAACTTTATTATAAGGAGTGTAGACTGTTGATCTGATTGTGTTATAGCTCAACGTGTTGGCCTAACAGAAACTTGGCAAAATGTTCTCTATTTTACAGGAAGATACTTGTAACAGACTACAGTTAAATGTTGAATGGTAACATCTCTAAATTCACTTTATGTTGCTGGCATCagcgtttttatttatttttgaaatcTTACGGAGTCTCCGGCCGCTGCTGTAATGTTGTTGCAGGGCATTTCCACGGCAACGGAATGATGCTGAGACtccgatttttcactttaaaatgtgtcaaacaaaaaaaactaatgattgtaaagttaaacaaaccatacaactcgaTGCATAaagactactttgaacaatttacaccaatttttttttgttatacaaaaaacacattttcttgaAGAACAGTCTAGATGCACCGTTTTGGCACCAGCCGCACAAACTCATTCTTTTTCCAAAATGTACATCTGCActgttcaagtaaatgtgttttttctgTCAAATGTTCTTTGAAAATTGTTAAAAGTatttgtgcatagagttgtattgtTTTAAGTTAGCattcattgttttttttgttgttgtctggcgtccattttaaagtgaaaaCGTCTCTGCATCATTCTGTTACGGTGGGATTGCCCAACAGCAACTCGTGGTGTTGCATAGGTGCTTCGATTGTGGTTAGGCCTAAAGCCTGTCCTCTTTATCCTCTGAGGCTGCACGCCCGCTGCTGCTCGCCCAGAGAGACACAGCCCTCGAGGTGACAGGGCTGTGGAAATCCCCTTCTGGtctcctctctgccccctcctTTTCACACCTCCAGCCCAGCCCTAGCTGCTGTATTGCCTGCATACTACTCTATTTGTATTACTGATGTTTGCAGCGGCTGTTTGCTCTGGCTCTGACCTGGCTCTgacctgtgtgtttgtgcattAGTGTATGTTATGTAATGTTGTTTAGTTAAATGCAGTTCCATAAAACATCTGTCAGAGACGGTGTGTTTTCTTGGTGTTTATTCTGATCAGAGACGGTGTGTTTACTCTGATCAGAGACGGTGTGTTTACTCTGATCAGAGACGGTGTGTTTACTCTGATCTGAGACGGTGTGTTTTCTTGGTGTTTACTCTGATCAGAGACGGTGTGTTTTCTTGGTGTTTACTCTGATCAGAGACGGTGTGTTTACTCTGATCAGAGACGGTGTGTTTTCTTGGTGTTTACTCTGATCAGAGACGGTGTGTTTACTCTGATCAGAGACGGTGTGTTTTCTTGGTGTTTACTCTGATCTGACGACGACCCGTAGTGCAGAAGCTTCTTTCTCCACTAGTCTACCAGAATGACATCACCTCTTCAAACCCATGCCCTGCCCTATTCTAAGACACGTGTCCTTACTACGGCACTGATTGGATCAGCTACTTCAGAACAGTCACATGTGTCCTTACTACGGCACTGATTGGATCAGCTACTTCAGAACAGTCACATGTGTCCTTACTACGGCACTGATTGGATCAGCTACTTCAGAACAGTCACATGTGTCCTTACTACGGCACTGATTGGATCAGCTACTTCAGAACAGTCACATGTGTCCTTACTACGGCACTGATTGGATCAGCTACTTCAGAACAGTCACATGTGTCCTTACTACGGCACTGATTGGATCAGCTACTTCAGAACAGTCACATGTGTCCTTACTACGGCACTGATTGGATCAGCTACTTCAGAACAGTCACATGTGTCCTTACTACGGCACTGATTGGATCAGCTACTTCAGAACAGTCACATGTGTCCTTACTACGGCACTGATTGGATCAGCTACTTCAGAACAGTCACATGTGTCCTTACTACGGCACTGATTGGATCAGCTACTTCAGAACAGTCACATGTGTCCTTACTACGGGGCCTGATTGGATCAGCTACTTCAGAACAGTCACATGTGTCCTTACTACGGCACTGATTGGATCAGCTACTTCAGAACAGTCACATGTGTCCTTACTACGGCACTGATTGGATCAGCTACTTCAGAACAGTCACATGTGTCCTTACTACGGCACTGATTGGATCAGCTACTTCAGAACAGTCACATGTGTCCTTACTACGGCACTGATTGGATCAGCTACTTCAGAACAGTCAGCTCACCGTATCTCATCATCACATAGATGATTATGTAGAGTTGATTGATGTCAGTTTTGTCTGGGGACTCAGATTAGGAGATTATAAttttagtgggggggggggggggtgttgtgatAATCCCTCACTAGTCCATACCTCCTCATGAAGGCcccttcctctcactaccacGTAGTCTCTAGTGGAGATCACTGGATAATTGGCCgcgtggcaccctattccctaatggGTCCtgggtaaaagtagtgcactatgtagggaatagggtgccattgggtcctggtctaaagtagtgcactatgtagggaatagggtgccattgggtcctggtctaaagtagtgcactatatagggaatagggtgtcatttgggaggcTGCCTCTGAGATCACTGTCACTGTGTTGGGTGACTACTGATGTGTGATGGGATACCAGAGGCAGTGTCAGGCCCCCAGTACAGTCCTCTGAGATCACTATCACTGTGTTGGGTGACTACTGATGTGTGATGGGATACCAGAGGCAGTGTCAGGCCCCCAGTACAGTCCTCTGAGATCACTATCACTGTGTTGGGTGACTACTGATGTGTGATGGGATACCAGAGGCAGTGTCAGGCCCCCAAGTACAGTCCTCTGAGATCACTGTCACTGTGTTGGGTGACTACTGTTGTGTGATGGGATACCAGAGGCAGTGTCAGGCCCCCAGTACAGTCCTCTGAGATCACTATCACTGTGTTGGGTGACTACTGATGTGTGATGGGATACCAGAGGCAGTGTCAGGCCCCCAAGTACAGTCCTCTGAGATCACTGTCACTGTGTTGGGTGACTACTGTTGTGTGATGGGATACCAGAGGCAGTGTCAGGCCCCCAGTACAGTCCTCTGAGATCACTGTGTTGGGTGATGGGATACCAGAGGCAGTGTCAGACCCCCAGTACAGTCCTCTGAGATTACTGTGTTGGGTGACTACTGATGTGTGATGGGATACCAGAGGCAGTGTCAGGCCCCCAGTACAGTCCTCTGAGATCACTGTGTTGTGTGATGGGATACCAGAGGCAGTGTCAGGCCCCCAGTACAGTCCTCTGAGATTACTGTGTTGGGTGACTACTGATGTGTGATGGGATACCAGAGGCAGTGTCAGGCCCCCAGTACAGTCCTCTGAGATCACTGTGTTGTGTGATGGGATACCAGAGGCAGTGTCAGGCCCCCAGTACAGTCCTCTGAGATCACTGTGTTGGGTGATGGGATACCAGAGGCAGTGTCAGACCCCCAGTACAGTCCTCTGTGTTTCTGTTCTGCTGATTTACATTAGTCACACTGTTCTGCCTCGTCAAATTGCTTCTGCAGGTTTTTCTCCATTCTGATGAAAGCACGTCGTCGTCGTGGTGATAATCACGCTGATCATAACAGGGAGATTATTAGgatgagtttgcatcccaaacgCTGCCCTATTCTCTATACAGTGTACTGCTGTTGagcagggccctggtcaacaacaaaaagtagtgcacttcgtAGGGGTTAGGATACATTGTCATTTTGGGATGCATTCCATTGTTGTTTATGAGACGctggagacgggggggggggcgggggggggggggggggggctcagctAATTAAAGTCAGCCAAAGACCTGGCTAACAGCGTGAAGAGACGAGGCCAGGATCCTTCTGCACCTCTTTAGCACCACCAACACAATGGCACCTTTTCATCCACAACACCTTGATACCAGTTAAAGGATTGACaggagaaatatatatatttatctctGTAGTCTAACGCAGTTCGGCCTAATGGCCAACTCCCTCTCTGTATGATTCACCTTGCACTCAGATGTTTGTCAGGGTCTCAACTGCTTGGACAAACATCATGTCTTTTTTATGAAATGGTTAGAAAATGAGAATCCTTGTTAAGTCGACCATCTCAGCCCTAAATGTGTCTTCTACGGTCTAACTAAAAGAGACACACAGAGTTCTGTATGTTATTCAGagttactatagacctcgttggtttacagagttactatagacctcgttggtttacagagttactatagacctcgttggtttacagagttactatagacctcgttggtttacagagttactatagacctcgttggtttacagagttactatagacctcgttggtttacagagttactatagacctcgttggtttacagagttactatagacctcgttggtttacagagttactatagacctcgttggtttacagagttactatagacctcgttggtttacagagttactatagacctcgttggtttacagagttactatagacctcgttggtttacagagtaactatagacctcgttggtttTCAGAGTTCTGTATGTTATTTAGAGTaactatagacctcgttggtttacagagttactatagacctcgttggtttacagagttactatagacctcgttggtttacagagttactatagacctcgttggtttacagagtaactatagacctcgttggtttacagagttCTGTATGTTATTTAGagttactatagacctcgttggtttacagagttactatagacctcgttggtttacagagttCTGTATGTTATTCAGagttactatagacctcgttggtttacagagtagctatagacctcgttggtttacagagttCTGTATGTTATTCAGagttactatagacctcgttggtttacagagttactatagacctcgttggtttacagagtaactatagacctcgttggtttacagactaactatagacctcgttggtttacagagttCTGTATGTTATTCAGAGTTACTGtagacctcgttggtttacagagttactatagacctcgttggtttacagagtaactatagacctcgttggtttacagactaactatagacctcgttggtttacagagttCTGTATGTTATTCAGAGTaactatagacctcgttggtttacagagtaactatagacctcgttggtttacagagttactatagacctcgttggtttacagagtaactatagacctcgttggtttacagagtaactatagacctcgttggtttacagagtaactatagacctcgttggtttacagagtaactatagacctcgttggtttacagagttCTATATGTTATTCAGAGTaactatagacctcgttggtttacagagtaactatagacctcgttggtttacagagttactatagacctcgttggtttacagagtaactatagacctcgttggtttacagagttCTATATGTTATTCAGAGTaactatagacctcgttggtttacagagtaactatagacctcgttggtttacagagtaactatagacctcgttggtttacagagtaactatagacctcgttggtttacagagttCTATATGTTATTCAGAGTaactatagacctcgttggtttacagagttactatagacctcgttggtttacagagttactatagacctcgttggtttacagagttCTGTATGTTATTCAGagttactatagacctcgttggtttacagagttactatagacctcgttggtttacagagttactatagacctcgttggtttacagagttactatagacctcgttggtttacagagttactatagacctcgttggtttacagagtaactatagacctcgttggtttacagagttactatagacctcgttggtttacagagtaactatagacctcgttggtttTCAGAGTTCTGTATGTTATTTAGAGTaactatagacctcgttggtttacagagttactatagacctcgttggtttacagagttactatagacctcgttggtttacagagttCTGTATGTTATTTAGAGTAACTATAtacctcgttggtttacagagttactatagacctcgttggtttacagagttactatagacctcgttggtttacagagtaactgtagacctcgttggtttacagagttactatagacctcgttggtttacagagttactatagacctcgttggtttacagagttactatagacctcgttggtttacagagttactatagacctcgttggtttacagagttCTGTATGTTATTTAGAGTaactatagacctcgttggtttacagagttactatagacctcgttggtttacagagttactatagaactcgttggtttacagagttactatagacctcgttggtttacagagttactatagacctcgttggtttacagagttactatagacctcgttggtttacagagttactatagacctcgttggtttacagagtaactgtagacctcgttggtttacagagttCTGTATGTTATTCAGAGTaactatagacctcgttggtttacagagttactatagacctcgttggtttacagagttactatagacctcgttggtttacagagttactatagacctcgttggtttacagagttCTGTATGTTATTCAGACTACCTATAGATCATTAGTGTTGAGCGATTAACGTCCATTTCCTAT comes from the Salvelinus namaycush isolate Seneca unplaced genomic scaffold, SaNama_1.0 Scaffold2840, whole genome shotgun sequence genome and includes:
- the LOC120039610 gene encoding COX assembly mitochondrial protein homolog, which translates into the protein MEATKAEEPFLRHVETDVLIPKMMREKAKELCAEKVTAFNHCCKETGFLMVFKCRDENAALKECLTVQ